Proteins encoded in a region of the Balaenoptera musculus isolate JJ_BM4_2016_0621 chromosome 5, mBalMus1.pri.v3, whole genome shotgun sequence genome:
- the LOC118895910 gene encoding uncharacterized protein LOC118895910, with protein MLAVRANSLPRVQLTLGQQQGQGRQHCNQWKIRCNFQQALGTAVVPYPWFCITGFNQPRILFLSQGRLSVLIKAEEGNLIDKDRVRRAGSHSSWHQPAGSLGGGREEAGSCGTFLELSELDEVQNSALCAAGPRFLRTPQLGWAGQARVPRPPPAGAESVGSGGRRRAGTRQRTSNLCSAASGGWRGEPATAIKGQKGKYLRAERHRKPKSRSRGRGGPAGSPSRGGGDGCVRPELGGVRGEGFRGEFPRPFSHQHLPSHSGEAKLCTSIESGLQSRGRRAARRGGRGRPAPFPGVGPLRPRTNQLGFPWTPGTQGVPTPNEKKSEREKRRGEGKAREGGPESTCRIHGRRAWHARLPELRLRPGSSACPSWPEERENCVGMGGYSRP; from the exons atgttagCAGTCAGGGCTAACAGTTTGCCAAGGGTACAGCTAACCCTTGGACAACAGCAGGGTCAGGGGCGCCAACACTGCAATCAGTGGAAAATCCGCTGTAATTTTCAGCAGGCCCTGGGTACCGCAGTTGTTCCGTATCCGTGGTTCTGCATCacaggattcaaccaaccacggatcct ATTCCTCTCCCAAGGAAGGTTAAGTGTCCTAATCAAAGCAGAGGAGGGTAATTTGATTGACAAAGATAGAGTCAGACGTGCGGGCTCACACTCAAGCTGGCACCAGCCGGCGGGGAGtttgggagggggcagggaagaagCGGGGAGCTGCGGTACCTTTCTTGAACTTTCTGAGCTCGATGAGGTGCAGAACTCAGCGCTCTGTGCCGCCGGACCTCGCTTTCTCCGAACCCcgcagctgggctgggctggccaggCGCGCGTCCCTCGCCCTCCGCCGGCCGGCGCGGAGTCGGTGGGTAGCGGAGGGCGGAGACGAGCGGGGACCCGCCAGCGGACGAGCAATCTGTGCTCGGCTGCAAGCGGAGGATGGCGAGGAGAGCCCGCGACGGCAATAAAGGGTCAGAAGGGGAAATACCTCCGCGCGGAGCGCCACCGAAAACCGAAGTCGCGGTCAAGAGGGCGGGGCGGCCCGGCCGGTAGCCCGTCGCGGGGGGGTGGAGACGGGTGTGTCCGGCCAGAGCTGGGAGGAGTCCGAGGCGAAGGCTTTCGGGGAGAGTTCCCTCGCCCTTTCAGCCACCAGCACCTCCCCTCCCACAGCGGAGAAGCCAAGCTCTGTACCTCCATCGAGTCCGGGCTACAGAGTCGGGGGCGGCGGGCAGCGCGGCGGGGCGGGCGCGGTCGTCCGGCTCCCTTCCCGGGCGTCGGGCCCCTGCGGCCGAGAACGAATCAGCTGGGGTTCCCCTGGACGCCTGGAACCCAGGGAGTCCCAACTCCCAAcgaaaagaaaagtgaaagagaaaagaggagaggcgAAG GCAAGGCGCGAGAAGGTGGCCCGGAGTCCACCTGCCGCATCCACGGGCGCCGGGCATGGCACGCGAGGCTGCCCGAGCTGAGACTGAGACCTGGGAGCAGCGCGTGTCCAAGTTGgccagaggaaagggaaaactGCGTTGGAATGGGCGGCTACTCCAGACCTTGA